One region of Polynucleobacter sp. MWH-Aus1W21 genomic DNA includes:
- a CDS encoding DUF1833 family protein: MPDAALSEALREAYASAPSNVVILHTLELRHPDFKDDAGNTTAIRVVRDQQDLLARLEASAPINAGQQVQFVAMGFELDLPPVDIAPVPEIAITLDNVTREIVKHLDEASVSESPIEVTYRPYLSNDLSGPQMDPPITLVITEVEADVQRVTAKARMADIGNKTFPSRLYTATEFPGLAR; encoded by the coding sequence ATGCCTGATGCCGCACTTTCTGAGGCACTGCGGGAGGCCTATGCAAGCGCTCCGAGCAATGTGGTCATCCTGCATACCCTGGAACTCCGGCACCCGGATTTCAAAGACGATGCGGGTAATACGACGGCGATCCGGGTGGTGCGTGATCAGCAAGACTTGCTGGCCAGGCTTGAGGCGTCAGCGCCAATCAATGCAGGCCAGCAGGTCCAGTTCGTGGCCATGGGCTTTGAGCTGGATTTGCCGCCGGTGGATATCGCGCCTGTTCCTGAAATCGCGATCACCCTGGATAACGTCACCCGGGAGATTGTGAAGCACTTGGACGAGGCATCGGTTTCAGAGTCACCCATTGAGGTGACCTACCGTCCGTATCTCTCCAACGATTTGAGTGGCCCACAGATGGATCCACCTATCACGCTCGTGATCACCGAAGTGGAGGCCGACGTGCAGCGGGTCACCGCGAAGGCGCGCATGGCAGACATTGGCAACAAGACCTTTCCGTCGCGTCTGTACACCGCAACCGAGTTTCCAGGGTTAGCCCGATGA
- a CDS encoding glycoside hydrolase family 73 protein, which yields MKPIEFIAMIGSSAQATAKRTGVFASITIAQAALESGWGESGLAKVGKNLFGIKADSRWRGETLILQTKEFIRGQWVMVPAKWRKYASWQESIDDHAAFLKQNPRYQPCFQCLRAEAFAQALAKAGYATDPGYADKVINLMNQHKLQALDGGAP from the coding sequence ATGAAGCCGATTGAGTTCATCGCAATGATCGGATCTTCCGCGCAGGCTACTGCCAAGCGCACGGGCGTCTTCGCCAGCATCACGATTGCTCAGGCGGCATTGGAGTCCGGCTGGGGTGAGTCGGGCCTGGCCAAAGTGGGCAAGAACCTCTTTGGCATCAAAGCCGACAGCCGCTGGCGGGGAGAGACATTAATCCTGCAGACCAAGGAATTCATCCGTGGCCAGTGGGTTATGGTTCCTGCCAAGTGGCGCAAGTACGCCAGCTGGCAAGAAAGCATCGATGACCACGCTGCCTTCCTCAAGCAAAACCCACGCTATCAGCCGTGCTTCCAATGCCTGAGGGCTGAGGCGTTTGCACAAGCACTGGCCAAGGCCGGGTATGCCACTGATCCAGGCTATGCCGACAAGGTGATCAATCTCATGAACCAGCACAAGCTGCAAGCTTTGGACGGAGGTGCGCCATGA
- a CDS encoding host specificity factor TipJ family phage tail protein, with amino-acid sequence MTSACMSGLPSPGLVIWMRNPFEPSDRQVSHVFGSPTIAQWISRDGIEFDQPTLILKNGQPVLMAHRAVTLIDAGDVVALVTLPQGGGGGGKNPLRTVLMIAVLVVANAYGGALAASMGYSGTLATAVASTAIAVTGSVLVNALVPLPNQSLPSASANTTSPSPTYSLQARGNYGRLSQPVPVIYGHHLVYPDLATMPYTEYENNEEYLHQLHVIGVGQFQFEELSIDDSPISSFAEVQAQVIEPGGQNTLFNPDVVTAPEVSGQELIAISDSGAIVGPFALNPVGTQINQVGVDMVMLRGLYYANDSGALESRSVQWRVEVRSINDDGDATSGWLHVADETYSAATNTAQRLSFKYPVSPGRYEIRLQRLDARDTSNRAGHELRWGQAKGYLAGSNLPTDLTYLALRMRATDNLSQRSSRLVNCQVTRKLSIWNPSTGWSALQPTRSIAWAFADAAKSSYGAGLPDRQLDLAALARLDAMWSARGDTFNAVFDQNQTVWDALGQIARTGRAVPFLQGGIVRIVRDEAKTIPVALFSARNIVRNSLKIQYLMPGDATADAVTIEYVNPKSWKPDEFTVALPGSQAAKPARVRLFGCTDKAQGVREGKYIAAANRYRRRIVTFRTELEGLIPTYGDLIALSHDIPRWGVSGEVLSWDGQTRTVRCSEPLSWQSGAVHYLVLRKPDGSVSDAIEVTPGATATHAILKTLPGFEPQVGADRERTHFAFGVGQSWSQMARVMSVKPRAEQVELTCVAENALVHTADQS; translated from the coding sequence ATGACAAGCGCTTGCATGTCAGGCTTGCCCAGTCCTGGACTGGTCATCTGGATGCGAAACCCGTTCGAGCCCAGTGATCGGCAGGTAAGCCATGTGTTTGGCTCGCCCACGATCGCACAGTGGATAAGTCGTGATGGGATTGAGTTCGACCAGCCCACGTTGATTTTGAAAAACGGTCAGCCGGTGCTGATGGCACACAGGGCAGTGACACTGATCGATGCAGGTGACGTAGTGGCTTTGGTTACTCTGCCGCAAGGCGGTGGAGGTGGCGGCAAGAACCCGCTGAGAACAGTCCTCATGATCGCCGTTCTGGTCGTCGCCAATGCATATGGCGGCGCACTGGCTGCCTCAATGGGGTATTCAGGAACGCTGGCCACGGCGGTGGCGTCCACTGCGATCGCGGTCACGGGTTCGGTGCTCGTCAATGCGCTGGTGCCATTGCCCAATCAGTCCTTGCCCTCGGCATCGGCCAACACGACCTCCCCCAGCCCGACCTACTCTTTGCAGGCGCGTGGCAACTATGGACGTCTGTCGCAACCAGTCCCCGTGATTTATGGCCATCATTTGGTGTACCCGGATCTGGCCACCATGCCCTATACCGAGTACGAGAACAACGAGGAATATCTGCATCAGTTGCATGTCATTGGTGTGGGTCAGTTTCAGTTTGAGGAGCTGTCCATCGATGACAGCCCGATCAGCTCGTTTGCCGAGGTGCAGGCGCAGGTGATTGAGCCTGGCGGTCAGAACACCTTGTTCAACCCCGATGTGGTCACGGCCCCAGAGGTGTCCGGTCAGGAATTGATTGCTATCAGCGACTCCGGTGCCATCGTCGGTCCCTTTGCCCTGAACCCGGTGGGCACACAGATCAATCAGGTCGGTGTCGATATGGTGATGCTGCGCGGCCTGTATTACGCCAATGACAGTGGTGCATTGGAGAGCCGGTCGGTGCAATGGCGCGTCGAAGTGCGAAGCATCAACGACGATGGCGATGCCACCTCAGGCTGGCTCCATGTGGCAGATGAAACCTACTCGGCTGCAACCAACACAGCGCAACGCCTGTCGTTCAAGTATCCGGTATCGCCTGGACGTTATGAGATTCGTCTGCAACGCCTGGATGCACGAGACACCAGCAACCGAGCTGGTCACGAGCTGCGCTGGGGCCAGGCCAAGGGCTATTTGGCGGGATCGAATCTGCCCACTGACCTGACCTACTTGGCGCTCAGGATGCGCGCCACCGACAACTTGTCGCAACGCTCCTCACGGCTGGTCAACTGCCAGGTGACGCGCAAGCTCTCCATTTGGAACCCGAGCACTGGATGGTCTGCACTGCAGCCCACCCGCTCGATTGCGTGGGCCTTTGCAGATGCGGCCAAGTCCAGCTATGGCGCAGGGTTGCCTGACCGGCAATTGGACCTGGCAGCTTTGGCACGTTTGGATGCGATGTGGTCGGCACGAGGGGACACCTTCAATGCTGTGTTCGATCAGAACCAGACTGTGTGGGATGCCTTGGGGCAGATTGCCCGGACGGGGCGTGCTGTACCGTTCCTGCAGGGCGGGATTGTTCGCATCGTTCGTGATGAAGCCAAGACCATCCCGGTGGCGCTCTTTTCTGCACGAAACATCGTGCGCAACAGCTTGAAGATTCAGTACCTGATGCCAGGTGATGCCACGGCGGATGCGGTCACGATCGAATACGTCAATCCCAAGAGCTGGAAGCCTGACGAGTTCACGGTAGCCTTGCCCGGATCGCAAGCAGCCAAGCCTGCGCGTGTGAGGTTATTTGGCTGCACCGATAAGGCGCAAGGCGTTCGTGAGGGGAAATACATCGCGGCGGCCAATCGGTATCGCCGACGGATCGTGACCTTTCGCACTGAGCTGGAAGGGTTGATCCCGACCTATGGAGATTTGATTGCTCTGAGCCATGACATTCCTCGTTGGGGTGTGAGTGGCGAGGTCTTAAGCTGGGACGGCCAGACGAGAACCGTGCGGTGTTCCGAGCCGCTGAGTTGGCAGTCAGGAGCCGTTCACTACCTCGTTTTGCGAAAGCCCGATGGCTCGGTCTCTGATGCTATCGAGGTCACGCCGGGCGCAACTGCCACCCACGCCATCCTGAAAACTCTACCCGGCTTTGAGCCACAGGTCGGTGCTGACCGAGAGCGAACGCACTTTGCTTTTGGTGTGGGCCAGTCCTGGTCCCAGATGGCGCGCGTCATGAGCGTCAAGCCTAGGGCTGAGCAGGTCGAGCTGACTTGCGTGGCCGAGAACGCGTTGGTGCATACCGCCGATCAATCCTGA
- a CDS encoding ankyrin repeat domain-containing protein: protein MSETSNQDFEDDPLDLSKYPYLDAPDALVIAASDGNGRLVDHLLKSGHDINFRDDEGRTALYVAVDETYYGLAIHLLKHGADPNIPDNEGDFPLDIAKYSHLYRRSNDTEMVDALMKAGGKCKDGPSARELLDDKIYEGFAHASAMKTLFSLIDKDKKD from the coding sequence ATGAGCGAAACTTCTAATCAAGATTTTGAAGACGATCCGCTGGACTTGTCAAAATATCCATACCTTGATGCGCCAGACGCACTCGTCATCGCCGCCAGCGACGGGAACGGGAGGCTGGTGGATCACTTGCTCAAATCAGGGCATGACATCAATTTTCGTGATGACGAGGGACGCACTGCTTTGTACGTGGCAGTTGATGAGACCTACTATGGACTGGCCATTCATCTGCTTAAACACGGCGCAGACCCAAACATTCCAGACAACGAGGGAGACTTCCCTCTTGATATCGCCAAGTACTCGCACCTTTACAGGCGAAGTAACGATACAGAAATGGTCGATGCATTGATGAAGGCTGGAGGAAAGTGTAAGGATGGCCCGTCAGCCAGGGAGCTCCTCGATGACAAGATCTATGAGGGATTTGCACACGCCAGCGCAATGAAAACCCTTTTTTCCCTGATCGATAAAGACAAGAAGGATTAG
- a CDS encoding radical SAM/SPASM domain-containing protein translates to MKFTLTLNGQNNFVRQALYNPEDSSLVWADNEERLPLPQAFPKQEDMQWPPFWHLHHPSNPAGKSKAIRHLKLQLGLKCNYACQYCSQAHQPHDIDGHPDDVAPFMQQLEGWFAGGDDGKGAGVKIEFWGGEPFVYWKLLKPLGEAVKARYPNAQLSIVTNGSLFDDEKLAWVETLDVGIGLSHDGPAQSYRGPDPLNDPESLAQIKRWVSRRMSIDRMSFNTVLHRHNQSLKSVRLYFAEKLDLPVQAVVLATEEVMLPYDQSGLSLALHGNDHARYLHQMFWELVSGSGMAVGTMRDKVDEFMRSQAQSRPLAALGQKCGMDRDDSIAVDMKGNVMTCQNMSASTNHKIGHVDQFEDISLNTAYHFSTRSECPRCPVAQLCKGACLFLEGGYWEAACDNSFSHNLAVLAAALYYQTQGLILTRIEGDAIRRDAVTTIDVIHLSFVESNGDMGTVVPPEPIVKPFPVRVTHA, encoded by the coding sequence ATGAAATTTACCCTGACCCTCAATGGCCAGAACAACTTTGTGCGACAGGCGCTCTACAACCCGGAGGATTCCAGTTTGGTCTGGGCTGACAACGAAGAGCGTTTGCCGCTGCCGCAGGCATTTCCAAAGCAAGAGGACATGCAGTGGCCACCGTTTTGGCATCTGCATCACCCCAGCAACCCGGCTGGCAAATCTAAAGCCATCAGGCACCTCAAGTTGCAATTGGGGCTCAAGTGCAACTACGCCTGCCAGTATTGCTCTCAGGCGCACCAGCCACATGACATTGATGGACACCCGGACGACGTCGCTCCATTCATGCAGCAACTCGAAGGCTGGTTTGCTGGTGGCGACGATGGCAAGGGTGCTGGCGTCAAGATTGAATTTTGGGGCGGTGAGCCTTTTGTGTATTGGAAGCTCCTCAAACCGCTGGGCGAGGCGGTCAAGGCTCGCTACCCGAATGCGCAGTTGTCCATCGTCACCAATGGCTCCCTCTTTGATGACGAAAAGCTCGCTTGGGTCGAGACCCTTGATGTGGGCATCGGTCTGTCGCATGACGGTCCTGCACAGTCTTACCGTGGTCCTGATCCACTGAACGACCCCGAGAGCCTGGCTCAGATCAAACGCTGGGTGTCTCGGCGCATGTCGATTGACCGCATGAGTTTCAACACGGTCTTGCATCGTCACAACCAGTCGCTCAAGTCGGTGCGCCTGTACTTTGCTGAAAAGCTGGATCTACCCGTGCAGGCCGTGGTGCTTGCCACTGAGGAGGTGATGCTTCCCTACGATCAGAGCGGATTGTCGTTGGCGCTTCATGGGAACGATCACGCCCGCTATTTGCACCAGATGTTCTGGGAGCTGGTCTCGGGCTCAGGGATGGCCGTTGGAACCATGCGCGACAAAGTGGATGAATTCATGCGCTCCCAGGCGCAGTCACGTCCATTGGCAGCATTGGGTCAAAAGTGCGGAATGGATCGTGATGACTCGATTGCGGTGGACATGAAAGGCAATGTGATGACTTGCCAGAACATGAGTGCATCGACAAACCACAAGATTGGACACGTCGATCAATTTGAAGATATCAGCCTCAATACGGCCTACCATTTCAGCACGCGAAGCGAATGTCCACGTTGTCCCGTGGCGCAGCTTTGCAAAGGCGCATGTCTGTTCCTGGAGGGTGGTTACTGGGAGGCCGCGTGCGACAACTCCTTCAGCCACAACCTGGCTGTGTTGGCGGCGGCGCTTTACTACCAGACACAGGGATTGATCCTCACGCGCATAGAAGGTGACGCCATACGTCGTGACGCTGTCACGACGATAGATGTCATTCATCTGAGCTTTGTGGAAAGCAACGGCGACATGGGCACTGTTGTCCCCCCAGAGCCTATCGTCAAACCATTTCCTGTTCGGGTGACCCATGCCTGA
- a CDS encoding type I restriction endonuclease subunit R, whose amino-acid sequence MAKTDTSERWFEARVVRGLTGVPQPEYSHELATTDFAATHNGYVQGKSTDYNRDVALDVTQLLAFLQATQPKAVDTLELAAEGIKRTQFLHRLQGEITKRGVVDVLRKGVSHGPVHVDLYKLLPTPGNAAAADAFGKNIFSVTRQVRYSNDSGNELDLAIFINGLPVLTFELKNSLTKQTLANAIVQYQTTRSPQELLFQLGRCVAHIAIDDTEAAFCTELKGKASWFLPFNQGWNSGAGNPPNPDGLKTDYLWKQVLTRESLANIIESYAQVVEEEEADTSGKKRKKRKQIFPRFHQLRTVRALLRRAHTDGVGKRYLIQHSAGSGKSNTIAWLAHQLVELRLADDPMTAQFDSIIVITDRRALDTQIARTIKGYDHVAAIFGHSDNAQELREYLRRGKKIIVTTVQKFPFILDELGDLSDKKFALLIDEAHSSQGGKTTARMHEALGGKAAEEEFEEDSTQDAVNAEIEKRIASRKLLANASYFAFTATPKNKTLELFGEKTLVGDKVQFCSPEELTYTTKQAIQEKFILDVVENYTTYDSFYQVAKTVADDPEFDKVKALKKIRHYVESHDKAIRRKAEIMVDHFIAQVAGKQKIGGKARAMIVCSGIARAIDYYREVSDYLTQIKSPYKAIVAYSGDFEIGGQKKTEADLNGFPSKDIPANLKQDPYRFLIVANKFVTGFDEPLLHTMYVDKPLAGVLAVQTLSRLNRAHPQKHDTFVLDFADNAEAVKAAFQDYYRATIQTGETDANKLHDLKDELDRQQVYSWQQVEDLVALYMSGADRDKLDPILDACVAEYADKLGEDDQVKFKGKAKAFVRSYGFLAAILSYGHPTWEKLSIFLNFLIPKLPAPMEADLSKGVLETIDMDSYRVEAKAALKMAMDDTDATVEPVPPGTGGGKGEAEVDRLSAIVKTFNDLFGNIDWKDEDKIRRVIAEEIPARVAQDKAYQNALANSDKQNAKLEHDKALNRVVLELLSDHTELFKQFSDNPNFKRWLTDMVFDSTYYPGMNSSTSLQQGMSARN is encoded by the coding sequence ATGGCGAAGACTGACACCAGCGAGCGCTGGTTCGAGGCGCGCGTGGTGCGCGGCTTGACCGGCGTGCCGCAGCCTGAGTACAGCCATGAGCTTGCTACCACGGACTTCGCCGCAACCCACAACGGCTACGTTCAAGGCAAATCCACCGACTACAACCGCGACGTGGCGCTGGATGTAACGCAGTTGCTGGCCTTCTTGCAGGCCACCCAGCCAAAGGCAGTGGATACGCTGGAACTGGCAGCGGAAGGTATCAAGCGCACCCAGTTCCTGCACCGGCTGCAAGGCGAGATCACCAAGCGCGGCGTCGTGGACGTGCTGCGCAAGGGCGTTAGCCACGGGCCGGTACATGTCGATCTATACAAGCTACTGCCCACGCCTGGCAACGCCGCCGCAGCTGACGCTTTCGGCAAGAACATCTTCAGCGTCACCCGGCAGGTTCGCTATAGCAACGATTCCGGCAACGAGCTGGACTTGGCGATCTTCATAAATGGGCTACCGGTGCTGACGTTCGAGTTGAAGAACTCGTTAACAAAGCAGACCCTGGCCAACGCCATCGTCCAGTATCAAACCACGCGCAGCCCACAGGAGCTGCTGTTCCAGTTGGGGCGTTGCGTGGCGCACATCGCCATAGATGACACGGAGGCAGCGTTCTGCACCGAGCTTAAGGGCAAAGCCTCGTGGTTTCTTCCATTCAACCAGGGCTGGAACAGCGGCGCGGGCAATCCACCCAACCCGGATGGTTTGAAGACCGATTACCTTTGGAAGCAGGTCCTGACCCGCGAGTCGCTGGCCAACATCATCGAAAGTTACGCGCAGGTGGTGGAAGAGGAAGAAGCGGATACCAGCGGCAAGAAGCGCAAGAAGCGTAAGCAGATTTTCCCGCGCTTCCATCAGTTGCGCACGGTGCGTGCGCTGCTGCGCCGCGCCCATACCGACGGGGTGGGTAAGCGTTATCTGATCCAGCATTCGGCAGGCAGCGGCAAGAGCAACACAATTGCCTGGCTAGCACACCAGTTGGTGGAGCTGCGCCTCGCGGACGACCCGATGACGGCGCAGTTCGACTCCATCATCGTCATTACCGACCGGCGCGCGCTGGACACGCAGATTGCCCGCACCATCAAGGGTTATGACCACGTGGCGGCGATCTTCGGCCACTCCGACAACGCGCAGGAGCTGCGTGAGTACCTGCGCCGGGGCAAGAAGATCATCGTCACGACGGTGCAAAAATTCCCATTCATCCTCGATGAGCTGGGCGACCTCAGCGACAAAAAGTTCGCTCTATTGATCGACGAAGCGCATTCCAGCCAAGGCGGCAAGACCACGGCGCGGATGCACGAAGCCCTCGGCGGCAAGGCTGCCGAGGAGGAGTTCGAAGAGGACAGCACGCAGGACGCTGTCAACGCGGAGATCGAGAAGCGTATCGCCTCGCGCAAGCTTCTGGCCAACGCCAGCTACTTTGCGTTCACTGCCACGCCCAAGAACAAGACGCTGGAGTTGTTCGGCGAGAAGACCCTAGTCGGCGACAAGGTGCAGTTCTGCTCGCCCGAAGAACTGACCTACACCACCAAGCAGGCCATCCAGGAGAAGTTCATCCTCGACGTAGTGGAGAACTACACCACCTACGACAGCTTCTACCAAGTGGCCAAGACGGTGGCGGACGACCCGGAATTCGACAAGGTGAAGGCGCTGAAGAAGATTCGCCACTACGTCGAATCGCACGACAAGGCCATCCGCCGCAAGGCCGAGATCATGGTCGATCACTTCATCGCGCAGGTGGCGGGCAAACAGAAGATCGGTGGCAAGGCGCGAGCGATGATCGTGTGCAGCGGTATCGCGCGGGCCATTGATTACTACCGTGAGGTGTCGGACTACCTCACGCAGATCAAGAGCCCTTACAAAGCCATTGTGGCGTACTCGGGCGACTTCGAGATTGGTGGCCAGAAGAAGACCGAAGCCGATCTCAACGGGTTTCCGAGCAAAGACATTCCTGCCAATCTCAAGCAAGACCCGTATCGATTCCTGATCGTCGCCAACAAGTTCGTCACCGGCTTTGATGAACCATTGCTGCATACGATGTATGTGGATAAGCCGCTGGCGGGCGTCCTGGCGGTGCAGACCCTGTCACGCCTGAACCGCGCGCACCCGCAAAAACACGACACCTTCGTGCTCGACTTCGCCGACAACGCCGAAGCGGTGAAGGCGGCGTTCCAGGACTACTACCGCGCCACCATACAGACCGGCGAAACCGACGCAAACAAGCTACATGATCTGAAGGACGAGCTCGACAGGCAGCAGGTGTACAGCTGGCAGCAGGTGGAAGACTTGGTGGCGCTGTACATGAGCGGCGCTGACCGGGACAAACTCGACCCCATTCTCGATGCTTGCGTGGCTGAATATGCTGACAAGCTCGGCGAGGACGATCAAGTCAAGTTCAAGGGCAAAGCCAAGGCCTTCGTGCGCAGCTACGGCTTCCTTGCCGCGATCCTGAGTTACGGCCACCCAACGTGGGAAAAACTGTCGATCTTTCTAAACTTTCTGATTCCAAAGCTGCCCGCGCCAATGGAGGCTGACCTGTCCAAAGGGGTGCTGGAAACCATTGACATGGATAGCTACCGAGTGGAAGCCAAAGCGGCGCTGAAGATGGCAATGGACGACACCGATGCCACTGTCGAGCCAGTTCCACCAGGCACAGGAGGTGGCAAAGGCGAGGCAGAAGTCGATAGGCTCTCTGCGATTGTCAAGACTTTCAACGATCTGTTCGGCAACATCGACTGGAAAGACGAAGACAAGATTCGCAGAGTCATCGCCGAAGAAATCCCCGCGCGTGTTGCTCAAGACAAGGCGTACCAGAACGCTCTGGCGAACTCCGATAAGCAGAACGCAAAGCTTGAGCACGACAAGGCGCTCAACCGGGTCGTTTTGGAACTATTGTCCGACCACACTGAACTGTTCAAACAATTCAGCGACAACCCCAATTTCAAGCGATGGCTAACCGATATGGTTTTCGACTCGACTTATTACCCAGGGATGAATTCTTCGACTTCCCTTCAACAAGGAATGTCGGCAAGAAATTAA
- a CDS encoding 2OG-Fe(II) oxygenase family protein, with protein sequence MTPAATYQLLSLWPSHVLIDQLSELEDVREALAQEAATFYERHTQTSAKMAHRADTVSMMREQPSQALLRLLDAIEQRVATYVRQAYTSLDPCELAITYNTFVNRQRGLGKWAIPHRHVGNQLVATYYPRVHLGANEGRDAVGLPGALCFHDPRPVQANWMLRHENKLFAQTPQQGALFIFPGYLEHSTFPLFDPESDKVAIVTNVRFTHRDDRGGDLTWSAEQIRAHAKAQTQHPNNPMEPIQ encoded by the coding sequence ATGACGCCAGCCGCTACATATCAACTGCTGAGCCTCTGGCCCAGTCATGTGTTGATCGACCAACTCTCAGAGTTGGAGGATGTGCGGGAGGCCCTGGCGCAGGAGGCTGCAACCTTCTACGAGCGCCACACCCAAACGTCAGCCAAGATGGCGCATCGAGCCGACACCGTGTCAATGATGCGTGAGCAACCCAGCCAAGCGTTGTTGCGCTTGCTGGACGCCATCGAGCAGAGAGTGGCCACCTATGTGCGGCAAGCGTACACATCGCTCGATCCTTGCGAGTTGGCCATTACCTACAACACCTTCGTGAATCGCCAGCGTGGGCTGGGCAAGTGGGCCATCCCGCATCGGCATGTTGGAAATCAGTTGGTGGCCACCTATTACCCCCGAGTCCATCTCGGGGCCAATGAAGGGCGAGATGCCGTTGGCTTGCCCGGGGCATTGTGTTTTCACGATCCCAGACCGGTGCAGGCCAACTGGATGCTCCGACATGAAAACAAGCTCTTCGCACAAACGCCCCAACAAGGGGCGTTGTTCATTTTCCCGGGCTATCTGGAGCACTCCACGTTTCCTCTGTTCGACCCGGAGAGCGACAAGGTCGCCATCGTCACCAATGTGCGTTTCACGCACCGTGATGACCGGGGTGGTGACCTGACTTGGTCCGCTGAACAAATCCGTGCGCACGCCAAAGCCCAGACCCAGCACCCAAACAATCCCATGGAGCCCATTCAATGA
- a CDS encoding NlpC/P60 family protein, giving the protein MTDEDSPRWAIQYIGRPWIAGERGPESFDCWGLFLWVQKAHFGRDLPVIPVDALNLRTVLHTFKNHPERQRWAAVDVPKQGDAVLMRQSRHPVHVGVWVDADGGGVLHCAQQIGVVFQQLSSLASHGWQVEGYYRWKELP; this is encoded by the coding sequence ATGACAGATGAAGATTCACCGAGATGGGCGATCCAGTACATCGGTCGTCCGTGGATTGCAGGTGAGAGAGGCCCCGAGTCATTTGACTGCTGGGGCCTTTTTCTATGGGTCCAGAAGGCGCACTTCGGTCGTGACTTGCCTGTGATCCCGGTGGATGCCCTGAATCTGCGCACGGTCCTTCATACGTTCAAAAACCACCCGGAGAGACAACGCTGGGCGGCAGTCGATGTGCCCAAGCAGGGCGATGCCGTGTTGATGCGCCAGTCGCGACACCCCGTGCATGTGGGCGTGTGGGTTGATGCGGACGGCGGTGGTGTTTTGCACTGCGCCCAGCAGATCGGGGTGGTGTTTCAGCAATTGAGTTCTCTGGCCAGTCACGGCTGGCAGGTGGAAGGGTATTACCGATGGAAGGAATTGCCATGA